A window from Leptothermofonsia sichuanensis E412 encodes these proteins:
- a CDS encoding UPF0175 family protein, with the protein MQITIDLPDDLALTESDLRREIAIALFQQNHISLGRASKIAGIYIMDFQKLLADRGICVHYDVEDLEQDVQHLRDRGWLRLLSAIPLPFLILPLSIASDC; encoded by the coding sequence ATGCAAATTACTATTGACCTACCTGATGACCTGGCCCTTACAGAATCAGACCTGCGCCGAGAAATTGCGATCGCCCTCTTTCAGCAAAATCATATCAGCCTTGGCAGAGCCAGCAAAATTGCAGGAATTTACATCATGGACTTTCAAAAGCTGCTGGCAGATCGAGGTATCTGTGTTCACTACGATGTAGAAGACCTTGAGCAAGATGTTCAGCACCTGCGCGATCGGGGCTGGCTACGATTGTTGTCAGCGATACCTCTGCCCTTTCTAATCTTGCCATTGTCGATCGCATCTGATTGCTAG
- a CDS encoding 2Fe-2S iron-sulfur cluster-binding protein yields MSVCIHFLPDDVTIAAEPGEPLLQVAARAGIVIPTGCLMGSCHACEVEIDGEESVCSCISAVPPGRSRLTINLYTDPTW; encoded by the coding sequence ATGAGCGTCTGCATTCACTTCCTGCCCGATGATGTAACCATCGCAGCCGAACCCGGAGAACCCTTACTGCAAGTTGCCGCCCGTGCGGGTATTGTAATCCCAACGGGCTGTCTGATGGGGTCCTGTCATGCCTGTGAAGTAGAGATTGATGGAGAAGAATCCGTCTGTAGCTGCATCAGTGCGGTGCCACCTGGACGATCGCGCCTGACCATCAATCTCTACACCGATCCCACCTGGTAA
- a CDS encoding urease accessory protein UreH domain-containing protein, with amino-acid sequence MVDLLLVMTLGFLGSFGHCVGMCGPLTVAFSLTPRQVASADWKRQLFFHGLLNLGRILSYALVGAGIGAVGSVLIAGGQLAGIDSVLRRSLTLVTGCLLIWMGLAQVSPQGLPQIPLLHPFLKGTLHERLNQSMMQLSQQSGGLTPALLGFTWGLIPCGFLYAAQIKAAETGNLWQGAVTMLAFGLGTVPSMLGIGLFSALLSTDRRSQLFRSGGWVTLAIGILTLLRTDQMVDYTGHAALLLLILALIARPIARFWAQPLQYRRALGVGAFALSVAHTLHMIDHTFNWNSEALVFMLPMHQVAIWSGTIALLLMLPAALTSFDWMVNYLGKYWRRIHLLTVPALLLAVTHAILIGSSYLGKLEWTTAQKGVSALLAGIALAVLLIRSRWAGELLKLDRPS; translated from the coding sequence ATGGTTGACCTGTTACTGGTAATGACGTTGGGGTTTCTGGGAAGTTTTGGCCATTGTGTTGGCATGTGTGGACCCCTGACCGTTGCTTTTTCATTAACGCCCCGACAGGTGGCATCCGCTGACTGGAAACGACAGCTTTTTTTTCATGGACTGCTGAACTTGGGGCGCATTTTGAGCTATGCCCTGGTTGGTGCTGGGATCGGTGCCGTTGGTTCCGTTCTGATCGCTGGTGGGCAACTGGCTGGTATTGACAGTGTTTTGCGGCGATCGCTCACTCTTGTCACAGGTTGTTTGCTGATCTGGATGGGATTGGCTCAAGTTTCGCCGCAAGGGTTACCCCAGATTCCCCTGCTCCATCCCTTCCTCAAAGGAACGCTGCATGAACGGTTGAATCAGTCCATGATGCAGCTTTCCCAGCAGTCTGGCGGACTTACCCCCGCCCTTTTAGGCTTTACCTGGGGGCTGATTCCCTGTGGTTTTCTTTACGCAGCTCAGATTAAGGCGGCAGAAACAGGCAACCTCTGGCAAGGTGCAGTCACCATGCTGGCTTTTGGGCTGGGTACTGTTCCTTCCATGCTGGGAATTGGACTATTTAGCGCCTTACTCAGTACGGATCGACGCAGCCAGCTATTTCGCTCAGGGGGTTGGGTAACACTGGCGATCGGCATCCTGACTCTGCTGCGAACCGACCAGATGGTGGACTATACCGGGCACGCTGCCCTGCTTTTGCTCATCCTGGCACTGATTGCCCGCCCGATTGCCCGTTTTTGGGCACAACCCCTGCAATATCGCCGTGCCCTGGGGGTGGGGGCATTTGCGCTCTCGGTTGCCCATACCCTGCACATGATTGACCATACGTTTAACTGGAACTCTGAAGCGCTGGTATTCATGTTGCCCATGCACCAGGTGGCAATCTGGTCTGGCACCATCGCCCTCCTGCTCATGCTACCGGCTGCCCTCACCAGCTTTGACTGGATGGTGAACTACCTGGGCAAATACTGGCGCAGGATCCATCTGCTGACGGTTCCTGCCCTGCTGCTGGCAGTAACCCATGCCATCCTGATTGGTTCCAGTTACCTGGGCAAACTGGAATGGACAACAGCCCAAAAGGGAGTGTCTGCTCTACTCGCCGGGATTGCCCTTGCTGTCCTGCTCATCCGCTCCCGTTGGGCAGGCGAACTGTTGAAATTGGATCGACCGTCATGA
- a CDS encoding heme-dependent oxidative N-demethylase family protein, which yields MKPVNCWLQEARPVEMIENAPRYFPLETGRYEIKPGMVPLGYDFGNGQIDQQVFQFDRNFPHYRQMKQMARAERLTKYYQTCNYRDEVAGAIARFIARRLTQEHPQWFHAEQLKNGSTVLHCRQTGETLYLDETGQLQDVQLQLQPDAEPGSPPYVSALDALAAQVQEDLTVVCREGEHHWVSAIHLCFPNHWAAEAKIGRDFSTVHAPVAGMEKISQQGTAIVNTMITRRPTVRFAWGISTDARLNHHPEAPPQVPISTWHGRSFDPFHPRLYLRIERQVIWGFPHQEAALFTIRGYFRDCQPLKQDPLLRTRLVSAIESMTPKSLIYKGLAEDKAIILAWLND from the coding sequence ATGAAGCCTGTCAACTGCTGGCTCCAGGAAGCCAGACCAGTAGAAATGATTGAAAATGCGCCCCGCTATTTTCCGCTTGAAACCGGGCGTTATGAAATTAAGCCAGGAATGGTGCCGCTTGGTTATGATTTTGGCAACGGTCAGATAGATCAGCAGGTATTTCAGTTTGACCGCAACTTCCCCCACTATCGCCAGATGAAGCAAATGGCGCGGGCTGAGCGCCTGACCAAGTACTATCAAACCTGTAACTATAGGGATGAGGTAGCCGGGGCGATCGCCCGGTTCATCGCCCGACGCCTGACCCAGGAACACCCCCAGTGGTTTCATGCCGAACAACTGAAAAATGGCAGTACCGTGCTTCACTGCCGACAAACTGGCGAAACCCTGTATCTGGATGAAACAGGCCAGTTACAAGATGTTCAACTCCAACTCCAGCCTGATGCTGAACCCGGATCGCCACCCTATGTTTCTGCTTTAGATGCCCTGGCAGCTCAGGTTCAGGAAGATCTGACCGTGGTTTGCCGGGAGGGAGAGCATCATTGGGTCAGTGCAATTCACCTCTGCTTCCCCAATCACTGGGCGGCTGAAGCAAAAATCGGCAGGGATTTTTCCACTGTCCATGCCCCTGTTGCCGGGATGGAAAAAATCAGTCAACAGGGAACAGCGATAGTGAATACAATGATCACCCGTCGTCCAACAGTTCGCTTTGCCTGGGGGATCAGTACAGATGCCCGACTCAACCATCATCCAGAAGCTCCCCCCCAGGTCCCGATCTCGACGTGGCACGGCAGGTCTTTCGATCCCTTTCATCCCCGGCTTTACCTGCGGATTGAGCGCCAGGTGATCTGGGGATTTCCCCACCAGGAGGCGGCTTTATTTACAATTCGCGGATATTTCAGAGATTGCCAACCACTTAAACAAGATCCTTTATTGCGCACCAGACTGGTTTCTGCCATTGAATCCATGACCCCAAAATCGTTAATCTACAAGGGGCTGGCTGAAGATAAAGCGATTATCCTGGCATGGCTAAACGATTAG
- a CDS encoding O-antigen ligase family protein has protein sequence MTKPIPLSPLSPPSTKGNLLGLLTAAFYILFTLLPDSNTAMVEWPWVLFWQVGLLCPVLWLLGIVWQRRFSWLGNRLDWVVGFLLVGLLLSTLLSPFPRQAHWYGWAVLCFFAALYALNSWLVPSRRIGLLIFQGYLALAFILVSLLLWSSQTLAPELTRLQEFRQLGVSLPFDFANIELRNGFPIGHQNYVAGYLVLVLPLFLGLGIVQTGWQRWVWLTGVCLGLVNLYTTSSRGGWLGVALLLAIAVAGLLWRSQLPRRWVGLIGLAGLVGLAGLVLGNNRLRSLITGFFTGQGEGELAYRLITVTTGWRMGLSHLLTGAGPGNVPLLYQRYRPTWAGREAELHYQLHSTPAQLWAELGLWSVLTAVGAIALLTVLTLRWLRSLNLQPTAHPSTPPILIGCILSGLTAYVLFSLTDYQLDNIPISGVLVLYLAVLAAEFRNQKSEVRSQESGVGDEEPEARKQEDKAPTTKNSLTSYFPPLSGLGLLAIILVWLVPIQQAWMLSSQGFRALSQNDLNTFAQRLTRSHQLVPWEPYYSYQLGWNLGNAGLQMSDPKQQQILLQDGVSWLQRGIQAAPDQEFGYSNLAWLQINRDPKAASQGFARAAQLVPAKRGVFYGLGLSLLAQGNSELAIAALSLEALRDPLLITSPLWGLPELQPLYQPVLSRMETEYTAMLATTTAQNSPLLTSQLHQSRGGLRWWVGDLKGSRADLDTYGTPLSQAVLNLAHGQPLESLSELETTAGGLAIAAWLNPDKRQNLLNQAWIKATRTLPPPEILQQLVESMTRSSTLDQWLKQHAPSRQYRRERTGFGVLNRHADGPAPVDFLTVVENIPMTIFFEALMPSLKYAPELDQILQPERDILLGKVS, from the coding sequence ATGACTAAACCAATCCCCCTCTCTCCTCTCTCTCCTCCCTCCACAAAGGGAAACCTTCTGGGGCTGCTGACCGCTGCCTTTTACATCCTGTTTACACTATTGCCCGATAGCAATACGGCAATGGTGGAGTGGCCCTGGGTTCTGTTCTGGCAGGTGGGCTTACTGTGTCCAGTACTCTGGCTGCTGGGAATAGTATGGCAGCGGCGCTTCTCCTGGTTGGGCAATCGGTTGGATTGGGTAGTGGGGTTTCTGCTGGTGGGTCTGCTCCTCTCAACCCTGCTTTCTCCCTTTCCAAGACAAGCCCACTGGTATGGCTGGGCAGTCCTGTGCTTTTTCGCGGCCCTGTATGCCCTGAATAGCTGGCTGGTTCCCTCGCGCCGGATTGGGTTGCTGATTTTTCAGGGCTATTTAGCGTTAGCGTTTATTCTGGTTAGCCTGTTGCTGTGGAGCAGTCAAACGCTGGCACCAGAACTGACTCGACTACAGGAGTTTCGCCAACTGGGGGTCAGCCTACCCTTTGACTTCGCCAATATAGAGTTACGGAACGGTTTCCCGATCGGGCATCAAAACTATGTGGCAGGTTATCTGGTGCTGGTTTTGCCCCTATTCCTGGGGCTGGGGATTGTGCAGACAGGATGGCAACGGTGGGTCTGGCTGACGGGTGTTTGCCTGGGGCTGGTCAATCTCTATACCACCAGTTCACGGGGAGGCTGGCTGGGGGTAGCGCTGCTGCTGGCGATCGCGGTTGCTGGCTTACTCTGGCGCAGTCAGCTACCCCGTCGCTGGGTTGGACTGATCGGTCTGGCGGGACTGGTCGGTCTGGCAGGACTGGTGCTGGGGAACAATCGCCTGCGATCGCTGATTACCGGGTTTTTTACCGGGCAGGGGGAAGGAGAACTTGCCTATCGCCTGATTACAGTCACTACCGGCTGGCGTATGGGATTGAGTCATCTTCTGACCGGGGCTGGACCGGGTAATGTCCCTCTCCTCTATCAGCGCTATCGTCCCACCTGGGCAGGGCGGGAAGCAGAACTCCATTACCAGTTACACAGCACACCCGCTCAACTCTGGGCAGAGCTAGGTCTATGGTCAGTGCTGACAGCCGTCGGCGCAATTGCCCTCCTCACCGTCCTGACCCTTCGCTGGCTGCGATCGCTAAACCTTCAACCCACCGCCCACCCCTCCACTCCTCCTATCCTGATCGGCTGCATTCTCAGCGGGCTGACTGCTTACGTTCTCTTCAGTCTGACTGACTACCAGCTTGACAACATTCCGATCAGTGGTGTTCTTGTCCTTTACCTGGCCGTGTTAGCCGCAGAGTTCAGGAATCAGAAGTCAGAAGTTAGAAGTCAGGAGTCAGGGGTCGGGGACGAGGAGCCAGAAGCCAGGAAGCAGGAAGATAAAGCTCCAACGACCAAAAACTCTCTCACCTCCTACTTCCCACCCCTCTCTGGACTTGGGCTGCTGGCTATCATCCTGGTCTGGCTGGTTCCCATTCAGCAAGCCTGGATGCTCTCCAGCCAGGGGTTTCGCGCCCTGAGTCAGAATGACCTCAATACCTTTGCTCAACGGTTGACCCGCTCCCATCAGTTGGTTCCCTGGGAGCCTTACTACTCCTACCAGTTGGGCTGGAACCTGGGAAATGCCGGTTTACAGATGAGTGACCCGAAGCAGCAGCAGATTTTGCTTCAAGATGGGGTTTCCTGGCTGCAACGGGGCATTCAGGCAGCCCCTGACCAGGAATTTGGCTACTCGAATCTGGCATGGCTACAGATTAACCGGGACCCTAAAGCCGCCAGTCAGGGGTTTGCCCGTGCGGCTCAACTGGTTCCGGCAAAGCGGGGAGTCTTCTACGGGCTGGGGTTGAGTTTACTGGCGCAGGGAAATTCTGAACTGGCGATCGCTGCCCTCTCCCTGGAAGCGCTGCGCGACCCGCTACTGATCACCAGTCCCCTGTGGGGGCTACCAGAACTTCAACCGCTCTATCAACCCGTGCTGAGTCGCATGGAAACGGAATACACGGCAATGCTGGCAACAACGACGGCTCAAAATTCACCATTGCTAACCTCCCAACTACACCAAAGCCGGGGTGGATTGCGCTGGTGGGTTGGAGACCTGAAAGGATCCCGTGCTGACCTGGATACCTATGGCACTCCTTTGAGTCAGGCGGTTCTCAACCTGGCACATGGGCAGCCCCTGGAGTCCTTGTCTGAGCTTGAAACGACAGCAGGCGGATTGGCGATCGCTGCCTGGTTAAACCCTGACAAACGGCAAAACCTGCTCAACCAGGCATGGATTAAGGCAACTCGCACCCTTCCCCCTCCAGAGATTCTTCAACAACTGGTTGAATCCATGACCCGCTCCTCAACCCTGGATCAGTGGCTAAAGCAACATGCCCCCAGCCGCCAGTACCGCCGCGAACGAACCGGGTTTGGAGTCCTCAACCGTCATGCCGATGGCCCCGCTCCCGTAGATTTCCTGACCGTGGTCGAAAATATCCCGATGACGATATTTTTTGAAGCTCTAATGCCATCGTTGAAGTACGCTCCCGAACTGGATCAGATCCTGCAACCAGAACGGGACATCCTGCTGGGAAAGGTTTCATGA
- a CDS encoding efflux RND transporter periplasmic adaptor subunit, producing MSSSKTSAQTLSDLLAHGQSGLQIVVPFILGGVALATLSSCGSLPEGGADARQAGAARNPGPTPVDVAIARPAPLSQVREYTGTTQPLREVSLRAQIDGQVLRLTVDVGDRIRQGQTLVQIDDAIPRALVANAEAELAARQSEVSRLKTQVSEATTRVEQARLQLQQAEADAARLEGLAQDGVSSQQRAEQARTEARTAAQVLRSAQEQVRNQQEAIVAAERRVNAQRALVAQARERRSYAMVNSPLTGSVIARTTEIGNLVQPGTELLKLGDFSQAKVTVQVSELELTKVRLGGKAQVRLDALPNQKLVGTVTRVSPAADPTSHLVPIEVTIPNSGGKIGSGLLARVSFEQPQVTTIVVPLTALQSDRTQKSQKSGPSGSPNPGRQGKPPQQEGLLFVINPESEPPTVISRSVKLGNQGDGRVEILSGLKSGERFVVRSGRPLKDGETIKQSILSEQ from the coding sequence ATGTCTTCTTCCAAGACTTCTGCACAAACCTTATCAGATTTACTTGCCCACGGTCAGTCAGGCTTACAGATAGTGGTTCCATTTATTTTGGGAGGGGTGGCACTGGCTACCCTTTCAAGTTGCGGGTCATTGCCTGAGGGAGGAGCGGATGCCCGGCAAGCAGGAGCCGCCCGCAATCCGGGACCAACCCCTGTGGATGTGGCAATCGCCAGACCTGCTCCGCTCAGCCAGGTTCGCGAATATACCGGCACAACTCAACCCCTGCGGGAGGTTTCCCTTCGCGCTCAAATTGACGGGCAGGTATTACGCTTGACTGTGGATGTGGGCGATCGCATCCGTCAGGGACAAACCCTGGTTCAAATTGATGATGCGATACCACGGGCACTGGTTGCCAATGCAGAGGCTGAACTGGCTGCCCGTCAGTCAGAAGTATCTCGCCTGAAGACCCAGGTCAGCGAAGCAACCACACGGGTTGAGCAGGCAAGGCTGCAACTCCAGCAGGCAGAAGCCGATGCTGCCCGTTTGGAAGGATTGGCCCAGGATGGAGTCTCCAGTCAGCAACGGGCAGAGCAGGCACGCACGGAAGCGAGGACAGCCGCTCAAGTGTTGCGATCAGCGCAGGAACAGGTCCGAAACCAGCAGGAAGCGATTGTCGCTGCCGAGCGTCGGGTAAATGCCCAGCGAGCACTGGTTGCCCAGGCACGAGAACGTCGTTCCTATGCAATGGTCAACTCTCCCCTGACCGGGTCGGTGATTGCCCGTACCACTGAAATTGGGAACCTGGTGCAACCCGGTACAGAACTGTTGAAACTGGGAGACTTCAGTCAGGCAAAAGTTACTGTTCAGGTATCAGAACTTGAACTGACAAAGGTCAGATTGGGAGGCAAAGCACAGGTACGGCTGGATGCTTTGCCCAACCAGAAATTGGTTGGGACTGTCACCCGTGTTTCGCCCGCTGCTGACCCTACCTCGCATCTGGTTCCGATTGAGGTGACGATTCCCAACTCAGGGGGGAAAATTGGCAGTGGCTTGCTGGCACGGGTCAGCTTTGAGCAACCACAAGTAACCACCATTGTGGTTCCTCTGACTGCACTCCAGTCAGACCGGACGCAGAAAAGCCAGAAGTCTGGACCTTCAGGGTCGCCCAACCCAGGCAGGCAGGGCAAACCACCTCAGCAAGAGGGGCTGTTGTTTGTAATCAATCCAGAGAGTGAACCGCCTACGGTGATTTCGCGATCGGTGAAGTTGGGCAATCAAGGGGATGGTAGAGTCGAAATTCTGTCTGGCTTAAAGTCAGGTGAACGATTTGTTGTTCGCAGTGGCAGACCGCTCAAAGATGGAGAGACAATTAAACAGAGTATCCTGTCGGAGCAATAG
- a CDS encoding sugar transferase — translation MDSVSHKKATDIRAPRQLELQQILSWRWQRSLVLLLSDTAALAIAWQIAVRLNRYYSPLPPQLSWGVWLGLPLLFWLFAVVTLILFARSGLYGSSTQWKNYIRSGQMVSVVYLSSLVISYFYDPKLDLPRSLFFTAWFGSVALVIGFRLITSLVLRRFEQTQTPVFILAPAERLSQLSRVLKRRSRCKLVGAALAATASSTTTIQAILASGAQEVLAEGLPQSELASGLYWQLRRAGVTLRLIPSSLEMLHRRGVPEVFAGVPTLRMEADFLSGWDYRFKRVIDLVGALVGLVVLSPLFLGVAIAIKLTSKGPILFCQERMGLHGRVFQMWKFRTMVPEAASLQAALEQQNETGDGVMFKIKNDPRITRIGHFLRRTSIDELPQLINVLLGQMSLVGPRPLPLRDIQRFDPWHHTRHQVLPGITGLWQISGRSEIDAFNEAARLDLYYIDNWSLNLDLEILLETVKIVLFGRGAY, via the coding sequence ATGGATAGTGTTTCTCACAAGAAAGCAACGGATATTCGTGCCCCCCGTCAGCTTGAGTTGCAGCAAATTTTGAGCTGGCGATGGCAAAGGAGTCTGGTGCTGTTGTTAAGCGACACGGCGGCACTGGCGATCGCATGGCAGATAGCCGTTCGGCTAAATCGCTACTATTCTCCCCTGCCACCTCAATTATCCTGGGGAGTCTGGCTGGGGTTACCCCTCCTGTTCTGGCTGTTTGCAGTCGTCACCCTCATCCTGTTTGCCCGCAGTGGACTGTATGGCTCTTCAACCCAGTGGAAAAATTACATTCGCTCTGGTCAGATGGTGAGTGTGGTTTATCTCTCTTCCCTGGTCATCAGCTACTTTTATGATCCCAAGCTGGATTTACCGCGATCGCTCTTCTTCACTGCCTGGTTTGGCAGTGTTGCCCTGGTAATTGGGTTTCGGTTAATCACCAGTCTGGTTCTGCGGCGCTTCGAGCAGACCCAGACCCCTGTTTTTATCCTGGCTCCCGCAGAACGACTGTCTCAACTATCACGGGTGCTGAAACGGCGCTCTCGTTGCAAATTGGTCGGAGCTGCCCTCGCCGCCACGGCCAGCAGCACGACCACAATTCAGGCAATTCTGGCTTCTGGTGCGCAAGAAGTCCTGGCAGAAGGTTTACCTCAGAGCGAGCTGGCTTCCGGCCTCTACTGGCAGCTTCGCCGGGCAGGCGTAACGCTACGGCTGATTCCTTCTAGCCTGGAGATGCTGCACCGCCGGGGAGTGCCCGAAGTGTTTGCCGGAGTGCCGACCCTCAGAATGGAAGCTGATTTTCTCAGTGGGTGGGACTATCGATTCAAGCGCGTCATTGACCTGGTGGGGGCACTGGTGGGGTTGGTGGTGCTGTCGCCGCTGTTTCTGGGAGTGGCGATCGCCATCAAGCTGACCTCTAAGGGACCCATCCTCTTTTGCCAGGAGCGAATGGGACTGCATGGCAGAGTATTCCAGATGTGGAAGTTCCGCACAATGGTTCCAGAAGCCGCCTCCCTGCAGGCTGCCCTGGAGCAGCAAAATGAAACTGGCGATGGCGTCATGTTCAAGATTAAAAACGACCCCCGCATCACCCGCATCGGGCACTTCCTGCGCCGAACCAGCATTGACGAACTCCCCCAACTGATTAACGTTCTGCTGGGTCAAATGAGCCTGGTTGGTCCCCGTCCCCTGCCACTGAGAGACATTCAACGCTTCGATCCCTGGCATCATACTCGCCATCAGGTACTTCCCGGCATCACCGGACTATGGCAGATCTCCGGTCGCTCCGAAATTGATGCCTTTAACGAAGCTGCCCGCCTTGACCTCTATTACATTGATAACTGGTCACTCAACCTGGATCTGGAAATTCTCCTGGAAACCGTCAAAATCGTTCTTTTTGGCAGGGGAGCGTACTAA